A region from the Triticum aestivum cultivar Chinese Spring chromosome 3D, IWGSC CS RefSeq v2.1, whole genome shotgun sequence genome encodes:
- the LOC123075503 gene encoding putative glycine-rich cell wall structural protein 1: MVGTKLVALGYVVLLSIGLANAARVVRFGSGSATGKGEGGGEGGGTVSGGGSGAGSGTGSGVSSSSGSHASGGGGGGGGGGGQNGGTGYGSGSGSGSGSSQYSQGSSYPYGGGYGGYTSAGGGGGGGGGGKASGYQGSSGYGAGSGTGSGSATATNNWYRQGSTNADAGGNGGGNGGGRNGGSGAGKGAGSGYGNANP; the protein is encoded by the coding sequence ATGGTAGGCACAAAGCTAGTAGCCCTCGGCTATGTTGTCCTCTTGAGCATTGGACTGGCCAATGCTGCAAGGGTGGTTAGATTCGGCAGTGGAAGTGCCacgggaaagggagagggaggaggagagggtggGGGAACTGTGAGTGGTGGTGGCTCGGGTGCTGGGAGTGGAACTGGGTCTGGCGTGAGTTCTAGTAGTGGTAGCCATGCAagcggtggaggtggaggtggtggcggaggcggTGGCCAAAATGGTGGAACTGGATATGGTAGCGGGTCCGGCTCTGGCTCCGGTTCGAGTCAATATAGTCAAGGATCTTCATATCCTTATGGTGGTGGCTATGGTGGATATACTAGcgctggcggtggcggtggtggcggtggtggagggaAAGCTAGTGGTTATCAAGGATCTAGTGGATATGGGGCTGGTAGTGGCACTGGTTCCGGCTCAGCTACAGCTACTAACAATTGGTATAGACAAGGTAGTACAAATGCAGATGCTGGTGGAAACGGTGGTGGCAATGGCGGAGGAAGAAATGGTGGGAGTGGTGCAGGCAAAGGTGCTGGATCTGGGTATGGCAATGCCAACCCCTAG